A window of Cellulomonas wangleii genomic DNA:
GCAGTGCGCCGTAGAGCACCGAGACGACCGCGAGCACGATGATCACGGGGGCCGCCCAGCGGGACGCCCCCGGGAACAGCGGCAGGCACAGCGTGAGCATCCCGAAGGTGCCGACCTTGTCGAGCACGCCGACCAGGAGCGTCGAGGTGCCGGCGGGCGCCTGCTGCGCCGCGTCCGGCAGCCACGTGTGCACCGGGAACATCGGGGCCTTGATCGCGAACGCGAGGAAGAACGACAGGAAGAGCCACTTCTCGACCGTCGGGTCCAGGTCGAGCCCGACCAGGTTCTCGGTGAGGAAGCCCTCGGGGCCGCCGGGGCCCTGCAGGTACAGCGCGATCACGCCCACGAGCATGATCAGCCCGCCCGCCAGCGAGTACAGCAGGAACTTCACCGCGGCGTAGCGCCGCTGCGCGCCGCCGAACGCCCCGATCATGAAGTAGACGGGGATGAGCATCGCCTCGAAGACGACGTAGAACAGGAACACGTCGCGCGCCGCGAACACGAGGACGATGAACGCCTCGAGCAGCAGCACGAGCGCCAGGTAGTGGCGCAGCCGGTCGGTGGGGCCGTCGGCGGAGCCCTGCTCGCGCCAGGCGGCCAGCACGACGAGCGGCACGAGCACCGCGGACATCGCGATCAGCGCCAGGCCGACGCCGTCGACGCCGAGGGCCCACGACACGCCGAGCGCCGGGATCCACGGGGCGGTCTCGACGAGCTGGTGCGTCGCCGCGGTGCCCGTGTCGAAGGCCGCGAAGGCCCCGACGACGAGCAGGACCTCGGCG
This region includes:
- a CDS encoding NADH-quinone oxidoreductase subunit M, with product MSNLPWLTALVVLPLLGAVALWLLPAGARPRTRAVALGFALAEVLLVVGAFAAFDTGTAATHQLVETAPWIPALGVSWALGVDGVGLALIAMSAVLVPLVVLAAWREQGSADGPTDRLRHYLALVLLLEAFIVLVFAARDVFLFYVVFEAMLIPVYFMIGAFGGAQRRYAAVKFLLYSLAGGLIMLVGVIALYLQGPGGPEGFLTENLVGLDLDPTVEKWLFLSFFLAFAIKAPMFPVHTWLPDAAQQAPAGTSTLLVGVLDKVGTFGMLTLCLPLFPGASRWAAPVIIVLAVVSVLYGALLAIGQKDMMRLVAYTSVSHFGFIVLGIFAFTSTSIAGSSFYMVNHGLSTGALFLLVGFLAARRGSQQIVDFGGLQKVVPVMAGLFLVVGLSALSLPGLSTFVSEFLVIVGTFARHPAAAVVATLGVVLAAIYVLWLYQRVFTGPVRPELADLPDASGRERWVVGPLIALMLVLGFLPGPALDLVRPPAVESVAQLGLDDVQPAVSTATPAGTEGSDQ